The following DNA comes from Candidatus Woesearchaeota archaeon.
AAAAGAAGCAGGGAAAAATGCCTGAGGGAAAAATGCGGGAAAATCATCAGGTTATCACTTGTGCTGTTCCACCACTCATCGGCGCATTTTCCAAGAGTGCAGTCCACAATTTTCCAGATATTGTAGGCGTTCATCGTTATGTGGGGATAAACCCCTGCCGAATTGAAGGCAACATGCGTAACATCTGATAAATAGCCGAATGATGCAAATGGGTAAATTATTGCGATTGCAGTTATTGCCCCTGCAAGAAGCGATGAAAGAACCCTTTTCCAGCTGAATTTCCTGATTATAAAAAAGAGAATTATCGGCAGGAATATTATGTTCTGGAGCTTGTAAAACACTGAGGCAGAAAGAAAAATCATTGAGATTTCAGGTTTTTCTATGAAAAGGATTGCAAGAAGGGTAAAAAGAATTGTGTCTGCCTGCCCCCAGTAAGATGTCACAAATATTATTGCTGGATTCAATGAAAATATGAGCGCAGACAGAAATGCGTGCCTTGGGCTTATCCTCTTTACAATGTAGAATATTGCTATTGCTGAAAGAATGTCAAGGATTATGTTGGGGATTTTGAGAAAGTCAAGAGCGCTTAACCCGAAATTAATGTGAGAATGCAGTTTTAGCGCCTCCCTCTGCATGAGAAGGATTAAGGGCATGTTGTCTGAACTTGATTTCTTATAGATTTCCCCGAAAGCAGAGTCCTTTGAGCTTGAAGCCCAGGAAAGATACATGTTCCTGTCGCTTAAGTATCCGCTTTCTTTTACAAGGAAAATTCTGGAAAATAAAGTTAAAATAATTATCAATGCAATGAGCAGAAATTCCCTTTTTTCACAGATAATTTTTTTAAGAGGATTAATATGGCTTTCCTTCCTGCCTTTCAATTTTTTTACTTTAATCCCCTCTTTTTTAGATTTAATTTATCCTGCGCATCCTTTCTATTGATTTGAGATAATTTAGAATTGTCCCGAATATTTTAACCTTGCTCTTCCTCTCTTTTTTTCCCTCTTTCTTTTTTACCCTCCCCTCTTCATTCCAGGAAACCGGGATTTCTTTTATCCTGAATCCTTTTTTTTCTGCAAGGACAAGCATTTCTGTGTCAAAAAACCACTCATTGTCTTTTACTTTCGGGATTATGTCTCTGAGAGTTCTTTTGCTTACTGCCTTGAATCCGCATTGGGCATCCCTGAAATGCGCCTTGAGGATTGTTCTTAGGAGGAGGTTATATCCCCTTGACAGGATTTCCCTGAAAAATGTCCTTTTGACTTTTGCGCCTTTGATTAGTCTTGAGCCTATTGCTATGTCATATCCGCTTTTTATTGCAGAATAAAGCTCAGGCAGGTTATTGAGGTCTGTTGCAAGGTCTGAATCCATATAGCACAAAATATCGGCATTGCTTGAATTCCACGCTTTTTTAAGGGCTCTCCCCCGCCCCTTTTCCTTCAGTTTGATATATCTTGCTTTCTTGTATTTCTTGCAGAGCTTCTCTGCTGTTTTCTTTGTTTCATCTGTTGATGCATTGTCTGCTATTATTATTTCATAATCATATTTTTTTGCTTTAAGGAATGCGTTTAATTTTCCTATGCATTCTTCAAGAATTTGCGCCTCGTTGTAAACGGGTATTGTTACTGAAAGTTTCATTTCTTCACTCTTTCTTTTTTCCAAAACCAGGTTCAAATGCCTGTAAAGCATCTTCGGAACTAAGCCCTATTGCCTGAAAGAGGCTTCTTATGTCATTCTGCCTGCGCAGCAAGATTGGGTTTTGCGCAAATGATGCTATTTTGATTTTCACCCCGTATTTCCTGCACAGGAAAATATTCTGCATAATCCTTCCTATGATGTCAGCCCGCTCTGAATTTTCTGAAAGCAGGATTTCGCTGAGGGAAAGCCCTATTGCAATCCCCTTTTTCCTTGCAGAATTGCACAGCACCTGGTTGAGCCCTGAGTTTCTTGATATTGCAAAATCTTTTTTCTGGCTTTCAAGCCCGAATATCATGTCTATTCCCTTTGCATCAAAAAAGCTTTTGGAAAGCCCCCTTGCTGCTACAATGTCTGACTCTGCAGAAATTTTTTTGTCAAGAGAGAACTGCTTTGCTTTTGTTGCGTCAAGTATTAATCCTGAAAGAATCCTGATTTGCGGCTTTGTTTTTTCAGTTATTCCTGCAAGCGCTTTTTTCCTGTCAAGAAATTCCTTTGGCTGGTAGAGGAAGCACAGCCCTTTAATTCCAATCCTCTGCGCAATTCGTATGAACTCCTCTTCATTGTCCTTCGGAATCACTATGTCTATCATTTTGCTCTTTTCTGCTCTCCTTAGCGCTTGATTATTTATTAAACTTTATGATTATGGATGATTTGTTATCTGATTTATTTTTCATTTGATTATTTTGCATTTCTTATCTTTTCAAGAATTATGCATGCCCTGCAAAGCTCCTTTGTGCTCGGCTGTCCGCATTCCCTGCAGTGCATTATATCGCCTTCTGAAAAATACTCTCTCAATTTTGAGAGTGATTTTAAGTGACTTTTCAGGAATTCCTCTTTTGCGCCTTTTCTTTTTCTCTCAATCCTTTCTATTGACTTTCTGATTGAAAGCCTGAATGCCTCTTTCCTGTAAGGGCACCTTTTCTTCAGCACAGGAAAGTGCATGATGTTTGCATATTCCACTATTTCCCTTTCGCTGCATAGATAGAGCGGCTTTACCCTTATTGTAAATTTCTTATCGCTTCTTACTCCTGTAATTGGTCCGAGCCTTGCATTTGTAGAGATGTTTGCCTTTGTCATGTTCATGAATATGGCTTCTGCCTCGTCATCTGAATTGTGCCCTGTTGCTGCCCTGTCAAAGGATGAAAGTTTTTTGTTAAGAAGCCACCTTCTCAGAACTCCGCAGATTGAGCATGGCTTTTCATGGACTATTTTAAGAATCTCATCAAGGGTAAGCCCGAATTCCTCCTTGAATGAGTATGTCTTTAGTTTTATTCTGTGCTTTTTGCAGAAATCAATGGAATTTTCCCCTGTTTCTCTTTTGTAGCTTCCCTCTGATATCCCCTCATCTATGCTTACTGCAGTTACATTCGGGAAGAATTTATTTACCGCATAGAGTGCAACTGTTGAGTCCTTTCCGCCTGAAAATGCGACTGCAATCCTGTCTTTTTTTGAAAGGAGTTTATACTTTCTTATTGTTTCAATGACTTTTCTTTCAAAGTATTCAATGAAATGCTTTCTGCAAAGCCCGTTAAGGCACGCCCTTTTTCTGCATTTGCTGCATTTCATTTTTCAAAAGAATTCAGTTCAGCTCAATTATTTTTTCTGTTGCCATTGATTTCTCAAGCTCTTTTTTGACGCTGATTTTTGACTCAAGGAATTCAATCTCCTTTTCATCTGACTTTGTTGCAGGATGGAGTGGAACTGCGCTGCATCCAGTTGTCTTCTCAATGGATATCTGGTATGTCCCAATCTGCTCTGCCATTTTTATTATATCGTTCTTGTCAAGCCCTATTAACGGGCGGAGCACCATTAATTCCGATGCGTTGTTTATCGAGCTCATGTTGGATACTGTCTGGGATGCAACCTGCGCGAGGCTTGAGCCGTCAACTATTGCAGATGCGCTTTCCTTTTTTGCGATTTCTGACGCTATCCTGAACATTGTCCTCTTGCAGAATATGCATGTGAACCTGTTGTTTATCTTCTTGAATTCAGATAGTGCATTTCCTGCTGTCACAACATAAAGCTTTAGCTTGTCGCCGTAATAGTATTCTGAGAGCTTTTCTGCTGTCTTTTTTGCGCGCTCAAGCCTGCTGCTGTCTGCAAACGGGCTGTTGTCTATGTAAAGCAGAACTGCCTTGCATCCGCGCCTCATCATGAGCCATGCTGCAACTGGGCTGTCTATTCCGCCTGATAAAAGGCACAGCACCTTTCCCTCTGTTCCAGTTGGAAGCCCCCCTGGTCCCGGAGTTTTCTCTGTGAACAGGTATGCTGTCTTATTCAGGATTTCAATTCCGACATAAAGCTCAGGCTGCATTAGCTTTACCTTTGCGTTTGTCTTTTCCTGGACAAATCCCCCAAGCTCCTCATTCAGCTTCTGGGAGTCAACTGGGAATTTCTTGTCCATCCTCTTTGCGATTATCCTAAATGTTTTATCAGGGCTTATTCCGTTCTTTTGGAAAAGCTTAAGCGCCTCTTCTTTCATCCTCTGAACATCAGATTCGCCTGATGCAGGAATTTCTTCTGCTGCGCTGAATGATGCAATCCCAAAAACCTGCTTCAGGCATGCGCATTTCTCCCTGACCTCCTCGTCTGAGAAAACGATTATTCTTCCTGTGTATCTCGAAAGCCGCTCATAATGGAGATTGTGCTTTTTCAGGCAGAGCTTGATGTTTCTTGCAAGCGCCTTTTCAAAGAAGCTTCTGTTCTGCCCTTTAAGGAATATCTCATTATACCTTACAATAATCCTGTTCATTTTACTGTTCTCTTCCTTTTTGGCGCCTGAATTTTCCATAATCCGGGAATTGGCAGGTTTATTTATAAATCTTTTATTTTTACCCTGATAGAACTCTTCTTAGCCCGGTTTTCTGCGCGCTTCTTTGAGATGAATATTATTATCCCGCCGGGGATTGCAATTAAAATTGAAATCAGGAATGCTGCTGCTGCAAGTGAAAGCCAGAGGAGCGCAAATGGTATCAGAAGGAGTGCTATTGCTGCAAGAATAATGAGAGCAGCTAAAAACGCGAGGATTCCCTTTAATCTTATGCTCATTTCCTTTTTCCTTTTTTGGCTTTTTCTTTTTTTGGATTGGATTTTGAAAGTGAGATTAAAAACGGGATTGATGCAATAATGAGGATTATGCTTGTTATCTGCCCGAGATTCAATCCCAAAAATGAAATGTCCGGCTCCCTGAAGAATTCCACAATAAACCTAAGGACAGAATATGAAAGTATGAAGCACCAGAAGATGAATCCGTCCTTGAATCTCCTCTTTTTTGAGTTGTATTTTGTGAGACAGATTAGGAGAAGGAACACTATGAAGTTCTTTGCTGACTCATACAGCTGGGATGGATGCCTAAATCCCTCTGCTCCCGGAAACTTGACTGCCCAGGGAACGCTTGTTATTCTCCCGTATAGCTCGCCGTTGATGAAGTTTGCAATCCTTCCGAATGCAAGCCCCAGGGCGAGGGGGATTACAACAATGTCTGCAATTTTGTAGAATGATATTTTCTTTTTTCTGCAGTAAAGGAAAAGCGCAAGAGCCCCTCCGATAAAGGCGCCGTGAGCAGCAAGCCCGCCGTGCCAGAGCGCAATAATCTCAAACGGGTTTTGAATGTAAAAAAGCGTATCGTGCATTAAGATGTGTGCTATCCTTGCTCCGGCAAGCCCTGCTAAAACCATGTATGAGAGCGCCTCAAGAAGGATGTTCTCGTCAATTCCGGAATTTTTTTTCCTTGAAAGATGAACAATAAGCGCAACTCCTAAAAAAACAGAAAGGGCAAGTATTGCTCCGTAATATCTAATCTCAAGAAATCCCACTCTTGCTAAAACCGGGTTTATGTTGTGTATAAACATGTCCTTTTAGATTAAGGTTTTATTGATTTAATCTTGTTTATCAATATTAACAAAAAAAAATGAAAAATAATAAAAAAAAATTAATTAATATTTTTAACCGCAGCTTCCCGCAGGAACGCTGCTTCCTGCTGAGACTATTGCGCTGCAGCCGGAGAGTTCTGGATTGTACTTGCAGAACTGGGTTTGGACAGTTGCTGCGTCAATTCCTCCGAACTGGTATCTGTTGTTGGCAATCCATGTTGGGGACGCTCCTATGTTCATTGCATTTGCAATCTTTATGTCTTCCCTTAAAAGCGTCTTTCCTTCTTCTCCCTTTGCGCATGAATCAACCTTTGTAACATCAACCTTTGCTTCTGCTCCACAGGTCTTCCAGTCAATTCCCTTTATTCCGTTTACGCTTCTGCAGTAGGTGTAATTAAGCCATTTGTCAGGAGAGTATTTCTTTGCGCACAACTGGACTATGTCCTCGTCAACCTCATACTGCCCATGCAGGCTTGTAAATCCTGTGCTACTTTCACTTGCGATATAGTGCACTTCATATGCGAAGCTCTTGTTGAAAGTTGTATAAACTTCCTTCAGCGCCTCAATTGCCTTCTTTCCATATGGACAGTCGCTCATTACGAAAAGCATCAGGTTTGCCTTCTTCTCTTCCCTGCACTCAAATGATGCTGTGCACTCTGGGTCAAGGCAGTCAATCTTTCCATCTCCGTTGTCATCTATTTTATTGTCGCAGATTTCCTTTGTTGGGTCAAATGATGAGCCTATCCTTAATGACATGTAGTCGCCCTTCGCATCCAAGTAATTCTGTATCTGGGTGTAGCTTGCCTCTTTCTCAACTGACTTGTCAAAGAGTATTGCCGGAAGCGCTGTAATCTTCAGTGAGTCATAAAGCGCCCTTCCCTCCTTGTCAGAGTAGTCCAGGGTTGTAACCTTCATTGAAGGGAACATTGACTTTAGCTGGGTTTCAATCTGCGCTATGGCGCATGTGTCACATCTCTTGTCATTTATTATTATCAGTCCTGAAAGATTCTTCTGCCCGGTGTTCTTTATTATCAAGAACACAGCTATTCCAATCACAATGATTAAAAGCGCAAGGCTGACATATTTTAAGACTTTTGGCTTTATCCTTCTTGCCTTCTTTTCCTTGTGGCTTTCCTCGTTTTCTTCTGATTTATGGTGCTTTGCCATTTTATAACCTCCAAATTAAGATGATTTTATTCTGAGATTTCTGCGGGTGTTATCAAAAAAATCATTTGACGAGGAGTAGTTTTGGGTGGTTTTTAAAGTTTTCCCTATTACGGCGTTAAGTTTAAGGCCATGATAAAAAATTTTTTATAATGATAGACAATTATTATGAAAATGAGAGCATTCATAGCGCTTGATTTCCCTCCTGAGATAAACTCTTATGTGAAAGGCGTCCAGGAGCAGCTTTTTGGAACTTCAGGGCTTTCCATAGCATCTTCCCTTCATCTCACCCTTAAATTTCTCGGGGAGATAAGCGAAGAAAAGGCAAATGAGATTAAGGCGGCTCTATCCAATATTGCTCTTAAGAGATTCTCCTGCATAATTTCCTCTCAGGGGGTTTTTCCCGGATACAATAAGCCGAGGGTGATTTGGCTTGGGCTGAAATCAGATTCCCTGATTGAGCTCAACAGGAAGATTGATGATGCGCTTATCCCTCTTGGATTTTCCAGGGAGAGTTTTTCTCCCCACGTAACCCTTGCAAGGGTAAAATTCATTAATGACCGAGATGTCCTCATAGCGAGAATAAGGAATCTGAAAGTTGAGGAGAAATCCTTTCAGGTGTCAGAATTCTTCCTGAAAAAGTCGGTATTGAGTGAAAAAGCCCCTGTTTATGAGAATCTTTCCAGGTTCAGCCTGCAATAACAGTTAAATTTATAAATATCCCCTGAAGCCTTCTGAAATATTACCTATGCATGCGCGCTGTAGCGCAAAAGCTGCCTGAAAAAGGCGAAACTGCTGAGGTTAAAAAAATGCAGTGTAATAATTCTATTACGCTGTTATATGGAGGAAAAACAAAATGGCAGAATCTTTTTTGGTTCCCACAAATGACTATCTCAAATCCGGAATTCACATCGGGACGAAGTTCAAGACAAAATACATGGAAAATTTCATCTACAAGACAAGGCCGGACGGGCTTTCAGTCCTGAACCTTCAGGTTATAGACCAGAGAATCGGGCTTGCAATAAACATGCTCTCTCAGTATGCACCTGAAGACATTGTGATTGTAAGCAGGAGAGAGAACGGCTGGAAGGCAGTAAAGCTCCTTTCCAAGATAACAGGAATAAGGATTTTCACAGGGAGATATCCCCCGGGAACACTGACAAATCCCCAGCTCAAGACTTACATTGAAACGAAGATAATCCTTGTTACAGACCCATGGCCCGACAAGAATTCAGTTCTTGACGCGTTTGAGATGGGCGTTCCTGTGATTGCATTGTGCGACACAAACAACCAGTCAAACTATATTGACCTTGTTGTTCCCTGCAATAACAAGGGAAAGAAGAGCCTCGGACTTTTCTTCTGGATTTTTACGCGCGAATACATGAAAAGGCGCGGAATGATAAAGAGCGACGAGGAATTCAAATACACCCTTGACGACTTCTCAGACGAGTAGGCATTTTTTATTGTTTTTAAATTATTTTATTATTTTGTTTTGCCTTTGAGGAATCATCTTCTTAAGATTTTTTACTCTTCCTTGAGATAGTCGGCCGAACTCACGCCGTATCTCTTTTCCAAATCAAACTCTTTCCATGCTGTGCTTATCTCGGCCTTTATGTTCTTCATTATCCCGGCAGACAGCAAGTTTCTTGCTTCTGCTTCAGATTCTGCAGAAAAATTTTTCAGTGCTGACTCAAGAGTGAAAGGCTTTCCAAAACTTAGATACAATGAGCTCTTTTTGTAAAGCATACTGAATGCAGCAACTGCCCTTACCACAAGGTTCCTGTAGTGCTTCTCGTCAAAAAATACTTTGTTGTATTCATTCATATTCGCAATCAGAGCGACACCCACGGGCATTATTTTTATTTCAGAAGTAGGAATATTTATTTGTTCAGGAGCATTGAGCAGAACATGCGCCAATCCGTTGTGGGGCTTTGGAAATACTCTCTCCCTTGTTATCTCTCCATTTATTGCTATGGTAACCGGGCGTTTGAGACAGAGGTAAGCCCAGAACTGGTTAAAGAAATTATTTAGCTTTGTCCTCTCAAAACGGGTGCCGTCATTAAAAACAGGAAAGGCGCCTGTGCCCTCTACCAACCATGTGAGGGCTTTTGAGCTCTTGTAAAAGAGATCCTGAAATGCAACACTTGCAGGATGTATCCCTGCCTTGAACAGCCGGCATATAATCTCAACAGCATCGTAATCAATCATGTGGTTGTAAGTAATAACCGCGCATCTGGATTTCTTAATCTCATCCAGATTTTCAAGCCCGGAACATTTCACCTGCTTATAGACAGACCTGCTCAGCCCCAGGTATAATGGGGTGACAAAAGGCTGGACTAAAAAATTCATGAAATTATCCTGGTATCTTATGCGCTCTTCTGTCTCTTTTATTGTCTCTTCAAGAGATTTCGGCTTCAGATACTCATATGACAAATGCTTGCACCCCAAACACCAATTTTGCACTGCAATTTATTTTGCAAAAAATGATTCTTTAAAATAATCCTCAACACTTCTATTGTATTTCTTTTCTATGTCAAATTCATTCCATGCTTTCCTGATTTCATTTTTTATGCGGTTCATGATTTCTGCTGAAATAGCCTCTCTCTGCTCAATTCCATTCGGCTCTTGATGATTTTTTAATACTGATTCTAAAGTGAATGGCTCTCCAAATTTTAAAAAGAGCGATATTTTTTTGCGGATTTTCAGCAACCCGTTTTTAGTTTGGGAAATAAAATTCCTGTAATGCACATGGTCAGAAAGGATTTTAACATACTCTGTCAGGTCTCCGATAAAAGCGTTTCCGACAGGCAGGATGTATATCTCATCTGCCTTGGCGCCTATCTGTTCCGGAACGCGAATAAGGGCATGGGCAAGCCCGTTCTCCGGCTTTGGAAATACTCTCTCCCTTGTTATTGAACCATTGATTGCCATTGTAACCGGCTTCTCCAGCTCGAGGTATGCCCAGAATTGCTTGAAGAAATTGTCCAGTTTCAGCCTGTCAAGCTCGCCAGTCCCTCTGCTGCTCCTAATGCCGTCTTTTTCTTCGTAAACAAGATATACTGGAAAACTTCCACTTCCTTCCATAAGCCATTTGAGAAGCCGGTCGCCAATATTTTTGTCAAAAAAGACTTCATGCTTTGAAACA
Coding sequences within:
- a CDS encoding TIGR00269 family protein — its product is MKCSKCRKRACLNGLCRKHFIEYFERKVIETIRKYKLLSKKDRIAVAFSGGKDSTVALYAVNKFFPNVTAVSIDEGISEGSYKRETGENSIDFCKKHRIKLKTYSFKEEFGLTLDEILKIVHEKPCSICGVLRRWLLNKKLSSFDRAATGHNSDDEAEAIFMNMTKANISTNARLGPITGVRSDKKFTIRVKPLYLCSEREIVEYANIMHFPVLKKRCPYRKEAFRLSIRKSIERIERKRKGAKEEFLKSHLKSLSKLREYFSEGDIMHCRECGQPSTKELCRACIILEKIRNAK
- a CDS encoding glycosyltransferase family 2 protein, with amino-acid sequence MKLSVTIPVYNEAQILEECIGKLNAFLKAKKYDYEIIIADNASTDETKKTAEKLCKKYKKARYIKLKEKGRGRALKKAWNSSNADILCYMDSDLATDLNNLPELYSAIKSGYDIAIGSRLIKGAKVKRTFFREILSRGYNLLLRTILKAHFRDAQCGFKAVSKRTLRDIIPKVKDNEWFFDTEMLVLAEKKGFRIKEIPVSWNEEGRVKKKEGKKERKSKVKIFGTILNYLKSIERMRRIN
- the thpR gene encoding RNA 2',3'-cyclic phosphodiesterase, which translates into the protein MRAFIALDFPPEINSYVKGVQEQLFGTSGLSIASSLHLTLKFLGEISEEKANEIKAALSNIALKRFSCIISSQGVFPGYNKPRVIWLGLKSDSLIELNRKIDDALIPLGFSRESFSPHVTLARVKFINDRDVLIARIRNLKVEEKSFQVSEFFLKKSVLSEKAPVYENLSRFSLQ
- the lgt gene encoding prolipoprotein diacylglyceryl transferase, producing the protein MFIHNINPVLARVGFLEIRYYGAILALSVFLGVALIVHLSRKKNSGIDENILLEALSYMVLAGLAGARIAHILMHDTLFYIQNPFEIIALWHGGLAAHGAFIGGALALFLYCRKKKISFYKIADIVVIPLALGLAFGRIANFINGELYGRITSVPWAVKFPGAEGFRHPSQLYESAKNFIVFLLLICLTKYNSKKRRFKDGFIFWCFILSYSVLRFIVEFFREPDISFLGLNLGQITSIILIIASIPFLISLSKSNPKKEKAKKGKRK
- the rpsB gene encoding 30S ribosomal protein S2, yielding MAESFLVPTNDYLKSGIHIGTKFKTKYMENFIYKTRPDGLSVLNLQVIDQRIGLAINMLSQYAPEDIVIVSRRENGWKAVKLLSKITGIRIFTGRYPPGTLTNPQLKTYIETKIILVTDPWPDKNSVLDAFEMGVPVIALCDTNNQSNYIDLVVPCNNKGKKSLGLFFWIFTREYMKRRGMIKSDEEFKYTLDDFSDE
- the thiI gene encoding tRNA 4-thiouridine(8) synthase ThiI, with the translated sequence MENSGAKKEENSKMNRIIVRYNEIFLKGQNRSFFEKALARNIKLCLKKHNLHYERLSRYTGRIIVFSDEEVREKCACLKQVFGIASFSAAEEIPASGESDVQRMKEEALKLFQKNGISPDKTFRIIAKRMDKKFPVDSQKLNEELGGFVQEKTNAKVKLMQPELYVGIEILNKTAYLFTEKTPGPGGLPTGTEGKVLCLLSGGIDSPVAAWLMMRRGCKAVLLYIDNSPFADSSRLERAKKTAEKLSEYYYGDKLKLYVVTAGNALSEFKKINNRFTCIFCKRTMFRIASEIAKKESASAIVDGSSLAQVASQTVSNMSSINNASELMVLRPLIGLDKNDIIKMAEQIGTYQISIEKTTGCSAVPLHPATKSDEKEIEFLESKISVKKELEKSMATEKIIELN